CCATGAAGCGGGGCAGCGGGGCGGCGGCGCTGATCCGCCGCATCCACAGCAACGCGGCCAGGTAGAGGCCCATGAGCACGGTGAGCAGCACCTGTCCGAGCGGAGTGCGGTAGGGCTCGACGTAGCTGCCCGCGAGGAACAGGCCGCTGAGGAGAACGGCGGAGATGGCGGTGATCATTCGGGCCGCGGTGCGGGCCTTCTGCTGCTCGGTGTGGACCTGGCGACGGGCCCGGACGTCGGCGTCGATCGATTCGGCCAACCCGGCCATCGCGGACGCGACGCCTGGGCCGCGACGCTCCGAGGCCAGGATCAGGGTGGCGACGAACAAGTCGCCGGTCGCATCGTCGAGTTCGTCGGCGAACAGGCGAAGAGCCTTCCCGGTGGCCACGTTCGCACGCACCCGCGCCGCGAGACGTCCGATCTCGGGGGCCAGCGCGGCGGGGGCGGAGCGGGCAGCGTGCAGGATCGCCTGCTCCAGCCCACGGCCCGCGGTCAGCACCCCTCCCAGGCCACGTGCGAAGTCGGCCAGCGCGTTGAGGCGCTCGATGCGATTCTTCGCCCGGCCCGTCCCCATTCGCCACACCATCACCGACACCGCCGGCACCAGCACCAGCGCCACCAGCCACCCGGTGATCACCGCCAGCACTGCACCCACCGCCACACCCAGCAACGCGACGCTGCGGGTCGAGGAGCTGACCCGGCGGCGACGTGTGCGTGGCGGCGTCGGTTCGGCGACGGGGCGGGGGGTCAGGCCATAGATGAGTCCGAGGACCCCAGCGACCATCAACGCCCCCGAGAGAGCAGCAATGAGCATCATGCGAGGGTCCCCTTCTCTGCGTTGAAGCCAGCCAGGTCGAAGCCGTAGCGCTCGAGAGCCCGGAACCTGGGGGGCAGGATCTGCGCGGTGGCGCGGTGGCTGCCCGGTTGGGCGGCGAAGATGGTGGTGGCGGCGTAGCCCTTGGCATCCTCACCGGGTTCGACCGCGATGATCTCCGACACCCACCGTCGCTTGCGCCAAGTCCCGTCGCCCTGGGGGACCGATTCGACCTGCAGCTGCACGATCACGTCGATGTCCTCGGCGATCACGTTCAGTGCGTACTCGCGGGTGATGTTGGCGCCCTCCTGCGTCGCACACGTCACCAGCTTCCTGATCGCGCCCTCCGCTGATCTCGCGTGGGTGGTCGACATCGATCCGGACCCGGACTGCATGCATTTGAACATGGTCACGATCTCCGACCCGCGGACCTCACCGACGATCGTGTAGCTGAGGTTGGCGCGAAGGGAGTCTTCGAGGGCCTCACGCACGGTGTACTCGCCGGCGCGGCGACCATTCAGGCCGATCTCCCCGGAACCGGGGTTGGCCTGCCACTCGTGAACCACCTGATGGTCACCGGTGTCCTTGAGATACAACTCGTACTCGGTCTCGATCGTGCCGATCTGCACATGGGGCGGCAGCTCGTGTGCCAACGCCCTCAGCATCGTCGTCTTGCCTGTGCCTTGATCGCCGGAGACCACCAGCGACATCCGCGCCTGCACCACCGCCGACAAGAACGAGGCCGCCACCTGCGACAACGAGCCCAAAGCGACGAGCTCGTGGAGGCCGGCGTCGACCAGCCGGTTGCGGCGGATGATCACCGTCGGACGTGACGTCACCCACGCCGACGCGAACAGCCGCGCGCGATTGGGCAGCGCCAGGTGCAGCTTCGTGGCCGCTTCGGAGAAGTCCCGCGGCTTCGGCTGATGGGCAGCCATGAACGTCAGATACTCGATCAGCTGCTCATCGCTGGACGCCACCGGGGGTGCCGGGACCAGTTCCCCGTCGCTGTTCTCCACCAACACGTTGTCGAAGCCGGAGATGATCACGTTCTCCACCGCATCGTCATCGAGGTACGGCTGGAGCCGGCCGAGCCGGAACACGGCATCGAACAAGGCCTGCGCGAGCCGGTCCTGGTGGTCGAGGGTCCAGGTCAGCTGGCCCCGCACTGTGGACGCGCGAGACTCCTCCTCCAGCACCGCGGCGATGATCTCCCGCCCCACCGCCTCGCGGTCGCCCGAGTCGGGATCGCGCTCCGACAGTTCAGCGGAGACACGTTCCCGCAGCACATCGACCAGATCCCAGTCGATGTCACCGTCGAGGCGGCGCTGGACCCGCGCCACCGGCTCAGGCCCCGACGCCGACGCGGCGGCGGGGGCTTCACGCCGTGGGGCGTCGCCGGGCACCATGCGGAACCCGCCCCGGGTGCGGCCCGCCGGTGGGGTCGGCTGCGCGAACAGCGCCAACGTACCCGGGTCGAACTCGGCCGCGTCAGACATGAGTCAGCTCCCTCAGCGCCGTCGCGTGGAGCTGCTCGGCTGCCTGCCGTAGCCCACGAGTCAGACCGCGGCCGCGTTTGGGCTCCGGTTTACCGTGGCTGAGAACTTCTGCCTCCTCCGGTGCCCACGGCAGCTCGAACGCCACCGGATGCT
The DNA window shown above is from Tessaracoccus defluvii and carries:
- a CDS encoding type II secretion system F family protein; translated protein: MMLIAALSGALMVAGVLGLIYGLTPRPVAEPTPPRTRRRRVSSSTRSVALLGVAVGAVLAVITGWLVALVLVPAVSVMVWRMGTGRAKNRIERLNALADFARGLGGVLTAGRGLEQAILHAARSAPAALAPEIGRLAARVRANVATGKALRLFADELDDATGDLFVATLILASERRGPGVASAMAGLAESIDADVRARRQVHTEQQKARTAARMITAISAVLLSGLFLAGSYVEPYRTPLGQVLLTVLMGLYLAALLWMRRISAAAPLPRFMGSAVADRQAAS
- a CDS encoding CpaF family protein, producing MSDAAEFDPGTLALFAQPTPPAGRTRGGFRMVPGDAPRREAPAAASASGPEPVARVQRRLDGDIDWDLVDVLRERVSAELSERDPDSGDREAVGREIIAAVLEEESRASTVRGQLTWTLDHQDRLAQALFDAVFRLGRLQPYLDDDAVENVIISGFDNVLVENSDGELVPAPPVASSDEQLIEYLTFMAAHQPKPRDFSEAATKLHLALPNRARLFASAWVTSRPTVIIRRNRLVDAGLHELVALGSLSQVAASFLSAVVQARMSLVVSGDQGTGKTTMLRALAHELPPHVQIGTIETEYELYLKDTGDHQVVHEWQANPGSGEIGLNGRRAGEYTVREALEDSLRANLSYTIVGEVRGSEIVTMFKCMQSGSGSMSTTHARSAEGAIRKLVTCATQEGANITREYALNVIAEDIDVIVQLQVESVPQGDGTWRKRRWVSEIIAVEPGEDAKGYAATTIFAAQPGSHRATAQILPPRFRALERYGFDLAGFNAEKGTLA